From a single Pseudomonas serboccidentalis genomic region:
- a CDS encoding hybrid sensor histidine kinase/response regulator, with amino-acid sequence MSLSTGLIAAVALAYMAIMFAIAFYGDRRSTPLPPRMRAWVYSLSLAVYCTSWTFFGAVGQAAEQLWSFLPIYLGPILLLLGAPWVLQKMVMISKQENITSIADFIAARYGKSQSLAVVVALICLVGVLPYIALQLKGIVLGVNLLIGAGADAMGTRAQDTALIVSLVLALFTIVFGTRNLDATEHHRGMVLAIAFESLVKLFAFLAVGAFVTYGLYDGFDDLFNQAMLAPRLEEYWKETINWPSMVVQTGVAMMAIICLPRQFHVTVVENIDPQDLRLAKWVFPAYLALAALFVVPIALAGQMMLPSHVLPDSFVISLPLAQAHPALALLAFIGGASAATGMVIVASVALSTMVSNDMLLPWLLRRNNAERPFEVFRQWMLSVRRLSIVLILLLAYVSYRLLGSTASLATIGQIAFAAVTQLAPAMLGALYWKQANRRGVFAGLAAGTFLWFYTLVLPIAAHSLGWSLSTFPGLAWLHSNPLNLPITPLTQGVVLSLAGNFTLFAWVSVLSRTRVSEHWQAGRFIGQEISARPNARSMLAVQIDDLLQLAARFVGEERARQSFIRFAYRQGKGFNPNQNADGEWIAHTERLLAGVLGASSTRAVVKAAIEGREMQLEDVVRIADEASEVLQFNRALLQGAIENITQGISVVDQSLKLVAWNRRYLELFNYPDGLISVGRPIADIIRYNAERGLCGPGEAEVHVARRLHWMRQGRAHTSERLFPNGRVIELIGNPMPGGGFVMSFTDITAFREAEQALTEANEGLEQRVSERTQELSQLNVALTEAKGNAEAANQSKTRFLAAVSHDLMQPLNAARLFSAALSHQDDGLSSEAQQLVQHLDSSLRSAEDLISDLLDISRLENGKINPDRKPFALNELFDTLGAEFKALAQEQGLTFRVRGSQLRIDSDIKLLRRILQNFLTNAFRYAKGPVLLGVRRRGGELCLEVWDRGPGIPEDKQQVIFEEFKRLDSHQTRAEKGLGLGLAIADGLCRVLGHTLRVRSWPGRGSVFSVSVPLARAQSVPANAAVELNGKLLSGAQVLCIDNEDSILIGMNSLLTRWGCQVWTARNREECAALLNDGVRPQLALVDYHLDHGDTGTELMAWLRTTLGEPVPGVVISADGRPETVAQVHAAGLDYLAKPVKPAALRALLSRYVPL; translated from the coding sequence ATGTCGTTGTCCACCGGGCTGATCGCCGCCGTCGCCCTGGCCTATATGGCCATCATGTTCGCCATCGCCTTCTACGGCGACCGTCGCAGCACCCCGTTGCCGCCGCGGATGCGCGCGTGGGTGTACAGCCTGTCGCTGGCCGTTTATTGCACCAGCTGGACGTTCTTCGGCGCAGTCGGCCAGGCCGCCGAACAACTGTGGTCATTCCTGCCGATCTACCTCGGGCCGATCCTGTTGCTGCTGGGCGCGCCGTGGGTCCTGCAGAAAATGGTGATGATCAGCAAACAGGAGAACATCACCTCGATTGCCGACTTCATCGCCGCGCGCTACGGCAAATCGCAATCGCTGGCGGTGGTGGTCGCGTTGATCTGTCTGGTTGGCGTCCTACCGTACATCGCCCTGCAACTCAAAGGCATCGTCCTCGGCGTGAACCTGTTGATCGGCGCCGGTGCCGACGCCATGGGCACCCGCGCCCAGGACACCGCGCTGATCGTGTCGTTGGTGCTGGCGCTGTTCACCATCGTCTTCGGTACGCGCAACCTCGACGCCACCGAGCACCACCGGGGCATGGTCCTGGCAATCGCGTTCGAATCGCTGGTCAAGCTGTTCGCCTTTCTCGCTGTCGGCGCGTTCGTGACCTACGGGCTGTACGACGGTTTTGACGACCTGTTCAATCAAGCGATGCTCGCGCCACGGCTTGAGGAATACTGGAAAGAAACCATCAACTGGCCATCGATGGTGGTGCAGACCGGGGTGGCGATGATGGCGATCATCTGCCTGCCACGGCAGTTTCACGTCACGGTGGTGGAGAACATCGACCCGCAGGACCTGCGTCTGGCCAAGTGGGTGTTCCCGGCCTATCTGGCGCTGGCCGCGCTGTTCGTGGTGCCGATCGCCCTCGCCGGGCAGATGATGCTGCCCAGTCACGTGCTGCCCGACTCGTTCGTGATCAGCCTGCCGCTGGCCCAGGCCCATCCGGCCTTGGCGCTGCTGGCGTTTATCGGCGGTGCATCGGCGGCCACCGGCATGGTGATCGTCGCCAGTGTGGCGCTGTCGACCATGGTCTCCAACGACATGCTGTTGCCGTGGCTGCTGCGGCGCAACAACGCCGAGCGCCCGTTCGAAGTGTTCCGCCAGTGGATGCTCTCGGTGCGCCGCCTGAGCATTGTGCTGATTCTGCTGCTGGCCTACGTCAGCTACCGCTTGCTCGGCTCCACGGCGAGCCTGGCGACCATCGGCCAGATCGCCTTCGCCGCCGTCACCCAACTGGCCCCGGCGATGCTCGGCGCGCTGTACTGGAAACAGGCCAACCGCCGTGGCGTTTTCGCGGGCCTGGCCGCCGGTACGTTCCTCTGGTTCTACACACTGGTCCTGCCGATTGCCGCCCACAGCCTGGGCTGGTCGCTGAGCACTTTCCCCGGGCTGGCGTGGCTGCACAGCAACCCGCTGAACCTGCCGATCACCCCGCTGACCCAAGGCGTGGTGCTGTCGCTGGCGGGCAACTTCACCCTCTTCGCCTGGGTCTCGGTGCTGTCGCGCACGCGGGTCTCGGAACACTGGCAGGCCGGGCGCTTCATTGGTCAGGAAATCAGCGCTCGCCCGAATGCACGCTCGATGCTCGCGGTGCAGATTGATGATTTGCTGCAACTCGCGGCGCGGTTTGTCGGTGAAGAACGTGCGCGGCAGAGCTTCATTCGTTTTGCCTACCGTCAGGGCAAGGGTTTCAACCCGAACCAGAACGCCGACGGCGAATGGATCGCCCACACCGAACGCCTGCTGGCCGGTGTGCTCGGTGCCTCTTCGACGCGCGCGGTGGTCAAAGCTGCGATTGAAGGTCGGGAAATGCAGCTCGAGGACGTGGTGCGTATCGCCGACGAAGCCTCCGAAGTCCTGCAGTTCAACCGCGCCCTGCTGCAAGGCGCAATCGAGAACATCACCCAGGGCATCAGCGTGGTCGACCAGTCGCTGAAACTGGTGGCCTGGAACCGCCGTTATCTGGAGTTGTTCAACTACCCGGACGGCTTGATCAGTGTCGGCCGGCCGATTGCCGACATCATTCGCTACAACGCCGAACGTGGCTTGTGCGGCCCCGGAGAGGCGGAAGTCCACGTTGCCCGGCGCCTGCACTGGATGCGTCAGGGCCGCGCGCACACCTCGGAACGCTTGTTCCCCAACGGCCGGGTGATCGAGCTGATCGGCAACCCGATGCCCGGCGGCGGGTTCGTCATGAGCTTCACCGACATCACCGCGTTCCGCGAAGCCGAGCAGGCGCTGACCGAGGCCAACGAAGGGCTGGAGCAGCGCGTCAGCGAGCGCACCCAGGAACTGTCGCAGCTCAACGTCGCACTGACCGAAGCCAAGGGCAATGCCGAGGCTGCCAACCAGTCGAAAACCCGCTTTCTCGCGGCGGTCAGCCATGACCTGATGCAGCCGCTGAACGCCGCGCGCCTGTTCTCCGCCGCCCTGTCCCATCAGGACGACGGCTTGAGCAGCGAGGCGCAACAACTGGTGCAACACCTCGACAGTTCGCTGCGCTCGGCGGAAGACCTGATCAGCGACCTGCTGGATATTTCCCGCCTGGAAAACGGCAAGATCAACCCGGATCGCAAGCCATTTGCGCTCAACGAGCTGTTCGATACGCTCGGCGCCGAATTCAAGGCGCTGGCCCAGGAGCAAGGCTTGACCTTCCGCGTGCGTGGCAGCCAATTGCGCATCGACAGCGACATCAAATTGCTGCGGCGGATTCTGCAGAACTTCCTCACCAACGCCTTCCGCTACGCCAAGGGGCCGGTGCTGTTGGGCGTGCGGCGACGCGGCGGCGAACTGTGCCTGGAAGTGTGGGATCGCGGGCCGGGCATTCCGGAAGACAAGCAACAGGTGATTTTCGAGGAGTTCAAACGCCTCGACAGCCATCAGACCCGCGCCGAAAAAGGCCTCGGGCTGGGCCTGGCGATTGCCGATGGCTTGTGCCGGGTGCTGGGCCATACGCTGCGTGTACGCTCATGGCCAGGGCGTGGCAGCGTGTTCAGCGTCAGCGTGCCGCTGGCCCGAGCGCAATCGGTGCCGGCGAATGCTGCCGTCGAGTTGAACGGCAAGCTGCTCAGCGGCGCGCAGGTGCTGTGCATCGATAATGAAGACAGCATTCTGATTGGCATGAACAGCCTGCTGACCCGTTGGGGCTGTCAGGTGTGGACGGCGCGCAATCGCGAGGAATGCGCGGCGTTGCTGAACGATGGCGTGCGGCCGCAACTGGCATTGGTCGACTATCACCTCGACCACGGCGATACCGGAACGGAGCTGATGGCGTGGCTGCGCACCACGCTGGGAGAGCCCGTGCCGGGGGTGGTGATCAGTGCCGATGGTCGCCCGGAAAC
- the sugE gene encoding quaternary ammonium compound efflux SMR transporter SugE, producing MSWIILFFAGLFEVGWAVGLKYTDGFTRPLPTVLTVAAMAISLGLLGLAMKELPLGTAYAIWTGVGAVGTVIAGIILFGESMALIRLASVALIITGLIGLKIST from the coding sequence ATGTCCTGGATCATTCTGTTTTTCGCCGGCCTGTTCGAAGTCGGCTGGGCCGTCGGCCTGAAATACACCGACGGCTTCACCCGCCCCCTCCCCACCGTATTGACCGTTGCGGCCATGGCCATCAGCCTTGGCCTGCTGGGTTTGGCAATGAAGGAATTGCCGCTGGGCACGGCCTACGCGATCTGGACCGGGGTCGGTGCCGTGGGCACGGTGATTGCCGGGATCATTCTGTTTGGCGAGTCGATGGCGTTGATCCGGCTGGCCAGTGTGGCATTGATCATCACTGGTTTGATTGGCCTCAAAATTAGCACCTAG
- a CDS encoding bile acid:sodium symporter family protein: MRALAALSRFVGNTFAYWVLIFAVIAFLQPTWFLGLKSAIVPLLGLVMFGMGLTLKLDDFAAVARHPWRVALGVVAHFVIMPGVAWLLCQIFHLPPEIAVGVILVGCCPSGTSSNVMTWLARGDLALSVAIAAVTTLLAPLLTPALIWLLASAWLPVSFMELFWSILQVVLLPIVLGVVAQRLLGDKVRHAVEVLPLVSVVSIVIIVTAVVAASQAKIAESGLLIMAVVMLHNSFGYLLGYFTGRLFKLPLAQRKSLALEVGMQNSGLGAALASAHFSPLAAVPSALFSVWHNISGALLSTYFRRMSEKEDREALAQQPAD, from the coding sequence ATGCGCGCACTGGCTGCACTCAGCCGCTTTGTCGGCAACACCTTCGCTTACTGGGTTCTGATATTCGCCGTGATCGCGTTCCTGCAGCCGACATGGTTCCTGGGACTCAAAAGCGCCATCGTGCCGTTGCTGGGCCTGGTGATGTTCGGCATGGGCCTGACCCTCAAACTCGACGACTTCGCTGCCGTTGCCCGCCATCCGTGGCGTGTGGCGCTGGGCGTGGTTGCGCATTTCGTGATCATGCCCGGCGTGGCGTGGTTGCTCTGCCAGATCTTTCACCTGCCGCCGGAAATCGCCGTCGGGGTGATTCTGGTCGGTTGCTGCCCAAGCGGCACGTCTTCCAACGTGATGACCTGGCTGGCCCGCGGTGATCTGGCGCTGTCGGTGGCGATCGCTGCCGTGACCACCCTGCTCGCTCCGCTGCTGACCCCCGCGCTGATCTGGCTGCTGGCTTCGGCGTGGTTGCCGGTGTCGTTCATGGAGTTGTTCTGGTCGATCCTGCAAGTGGTATTGCTGCCAATCGTGCTCGGCGTGGTTGCGCAACGGTTGCTCGGCGACAAGGTGCGCCACGCGGTGGAGGTGTTGCCGCTGGTGTCGGTGGTCAGCATCGTGATCATCGTTACCGCCGTGGTGGCCGCCAGTCAGGCGAAGATCGCCGAGTCCGGGCTGCTGATCATGGCGGTGGTGATGCTGCACAACAGCTTCGGCTACTTGCTGGGTTACTTCACCGGGCGCCTGTTCAAGTTGCCGTTGGCGCAGCGCAAGTCACTGGCACTGGAAGTCGGCATGCAGAATTCGGGATTGGGCGCGGCGCTGGCGAGTGCGCACTTCTCGCCGTTGGCGGCGGTGCCGAGCGCGTTGTTCAGCGTCTGGCACAACATTTCCGGGGCGCTGCTTTCGACCTACTTCCGACGCATGAGCGAGAAAGAAGACCGTGAGGCACTGGCGCAGCAGCCAGCCGACTGA
- a CDS encoding TetR/AcrR family transcriptional regulator: MAIKEGLRPGGRSARVQESIHSAVRALLQEQERSTVTVPQIAARAGVTPSTIYRRWGDLAALLADVALARMRPDSEPAVTGDLRGDIRAWAEQYLDEMSSEPGRHMMRDVQASATPGYCVMILGAQLQTIIDRHPDEAAPSVDRLINLVVAPVVFRILFSAAALEVEELHRLIDIALQQG, encoded by the coding sequence ATGGCTATTAAAGAAGGTTTACGCCCCGGCGGCCGCAGTGCCCGGGTGCAAGAGTCGATTCATTCGGCAGTCCGCGCACTTCTGCAAGAACAGGAGCGCTCGACCGTGACCGTGCCGCAAATCGCCGCACGCGCCGGGGTGACGCCGTCGACGATCTATCGACGCTGGGGTGATCTGGCGGCGTTGCTGGCGGACGTCGCCCTCGCCCGTATGCGCCCGGACAGCGAACCGGCCGTGACCGGTGACCTGCGCGGTGACATCCGCGCCTGGGCCGAGCAGTATCTCGACGAGATGAGCTCCGAACCCGGGCGCCACATGATGCGCGACGTGCAGGCCAGCGCCACGCCGGGGTATTGCGTGATGATCCTCGGCGCGCAGTTGCAGACCATCATTGACCGCCACCCGGATGAAGCGGCGCCGAGCGTTGATCGGTTGATCAATCTGGTGGTGGCGCCGGTGGTGTTCCGGATTCTGTTTTCGGCGGCGGCGCTGGAGGTTGAAGAGTTGCATCGGCTGATTGATATCGCACTGCAACAGGGCTGA
- a CDS encoding MFS transporter: protein MSHPSQFNLLRTRRFLPFFITQSLGAFNDNVFKQSLILAILYRLTIEGDRSIWVNLCALLFILPFFLFSALAGQFGEKFAKDALIRLIKLAEIAIMAVGSIGFLFDHLSLMLVALFAMGTHSALFGPVKYSILPQALREDELVGGNGLVEMGTFLAILAGTIGAGVIMSSTHYAPLVSTAIVGIAVLGYLASRSIPRAAAASPEMRLNWNIFSQSWATLKLGLGQTPAVSRSIVGNSWFWFVGAIYLTQIPAYAKEWMHGDETVVTLILTVFSVGIALGSMLCEKLSGRKVEIGLVPFGSFGLTVFGLLLWWHSGGIPESVVGHSWIEVLGFVHTWAVLVDILGLGIFGGFYIVPLYALIQSRTAENERARVIAANNILNALFMVVSAIVSIVLLSVVKLSIPQLFLVVSLLNIGVNAYIFKIVPEFSMRFMIWLLSHSMYRVEHRNLDTIPDEGAALLVCNHVSFVDALLIGGAVRRPIRFVMYYKIYNLPVLNFIFRTAGTIPIAGRNEDIQIYERAFTRIAQYLKDGELVCIFPEGKLTTDGEINEFKGGLTRILEETPVPVIPLALQGLWGSFFSRDPNKGLFKRLWSRVTLVAGSAVAVEAAEPAKLQGLVGELRGGVR, encoded by the coding sequence ATGAGTCACCCCTCACAGTTCAACCTGCTTCGCACCCGGCGCTTCCTGCCGTTTTTCATCACGCAGTCGCTGGGCGCCTTCAACGACAACGTGTTCAAGCAATCGCTGATTCTCGCCATTCTCTATCGGCTGACCATCGAGGGTGACCGTTCGATCTGGGTCAACCTGTGTGCGCTGCTGTTTATCCTGCCGTTCTTTCTGTTTTCGGCGCTGGCCGGGCAGTTCGGGGAAAAATTCGCCAAGGACGCGCTGATCCGTCTGATCAAACTCGCAGAAATCGCGATCATGGCCGTAGGATCGATCGGGTTTCTCTTCGATCACCTGTCGCTGATGCTGGTGGCGCTGTTCGCCATGGGCACCCACTCGGCGCTGTTCGGACCGGTGAAGTACTCGATCCTGCCGCAAGCGTTGCGCGAGGATGAGCTGGTCGGCGGTAACGGTCTGGTGGAGATGGGCACCTTCCTGGCGATCCTCGCCGGGACCATCGGCGCCGGGGTCATCATGTCCTCGACCCATTACGCGCCACTGGTGTCGACTGCGATTGTCGGCATTGCCGTGCTGGGTTACCTCGCCAGTCGCAGCATTCCGCGCGCTGCTGCCGCGTCGCCGGAAATGCGCCTGAACTGGAACATCTTCAGCCAGTCCTGGGCCACCCTCAAACTCGGTCTGGGCCAGACGCCCGCGGTGTCGCGCTCGATTGTCGGCAACTCGTGGTTCTGGTTTGTCGGGGCGATTTACCTGACGCAGATCCCGGCATACGCCAAGGAATGGATGCACGGCGATGAAACCGTGGTCACCCTGATTCTCACCGTGTTCTCGGTCGGCATTGCGCTGGGCTCGATGCTTTGCGAGAAGCTTTCCGGGCGCAAGGTCGAGATCGGTCTGGTGCCGTTTGGCTCGTTCGGTCTGACCGTGTTCGGCCTGTTGCTCTGGTGGCACTCCGGCGGTATCCCGGAAAGTGTCGTCGGCCACAGCTGGATTGAAGTGTTGGGCTTCGTGCATACCTGGGCGGTGTTGGTCGACATTCTCGGCCTCGGCATTTTTGGCGGCTTCTATATTGTGCCGCTGTACGCCTTGATCCAGTCGCGCACCGCCGAAAACGAGCGGGCGCGAGTGATTGCCGCCAACAACATACTCAACGCACTGTTCATGGTGGTGTCGGCGATCGTTTCGATTGTGCTGCTGAGTGTGGTCAAGCTGTCGATTCCGCAGTTGTTCCTGGTGGTCTCGCTGCTGAACATCGGCGTCAACGCCTATATCTTCAAGATCGTCCCCGAGTTCAGCATGCGTTTCATGATCTGGCTGCTCAGCCATTCCATGTACCGCGTCGAGCATCGCAACCTCGACACGATCCCGGACGAGGGCGCGGCGTTGCTGGTGTGCAACCATGTGTCGTTCGTCGATGCGCTGCTGATTGGTGGCGCGGTGCGTCGGCCGATTCGCTTTGTCATGTACTACAAGATCTACAACTTGCCGGTGTTGAACTTTATCTTCCGCACGGCGGGGACGATTCCGATTGCCGGGCGCAACGAAGACATCCAGATCTACGAAAGGGCCTTCACCCGGATTGCCCAGTACCTGAAGGACGGTGAGCTGGTGTGCATCTTCCCGGAAGGCAAGCTGACCACCGACGGCGAGATCAATGAGTTCAAGGGTGGGCTGACGCGGATTCTCGAGGAGACACCGGTGCCGGTGATTCCGCTGGCACTGCAAGGGTTGTGGGGGAGTTTCTTCAGTCGCGATCCGAACAAGGGCCTGTTCAAGCGGTTGTGGTCGCGGGTGACATTGGTGGCGGGTTCGGCGGTAGCGGTTGAAGCGGCGGAGCCAGCGAAGTTGCAGGGCTTGGTGGGCGAATTGCGCGGCGGCGTTCGATAG
- a CDS encoding cupin domain-containing protein, translating into MKIIRSKSFTAERAWGALDIANMNGITTRLHWTDQPYKWHVNDGEEVFVVLDGQVQMRYREQGEEKQVLLEVGDIFYASVGTEHVAHPQGAARILVIESEGSV; encoded by the coding sequence ATGAAGATTATCCGCAGCAAGTCGTTCACCGCCGAGCGCGCCTGGGGCGCGCTGGACATCGCCAACATGAACGGCATCACCACGCGCCTGCACTGGACCGACCAGCCGTATAAATGGCACGTCAACGATGGCGAGGAAGTGTTCGTGGTGCTCGACGGTCAGGTGCAGATGCGCTATCGCGAACAGGGTGAGGAAAAGCAGGTGCTGCTTGAGGTCGGCGACATCTTCTACGCCTCGGTCGGCACCGAACACGTGGCGCATCCGCAAGGGGCGGCGCGGATCCTGGTGATAGAAAGCGAAGGCAGTGTTTGA
- a CDS encoding TDT family transporter gives MTCPNSTKPGIKPFSQLQHPREVIRQFTPNWFAATMGTGVLALALAQLPVAIPGLHAVAEGLWLFNILLFTLFTFAYAARWVLFFDEARRIFGHSTVSMFFGTIPMGLATIINGFLLFGLPRWGEGVIHLAQVLWWLDVAMSLACGVLIPYMMFTRQEHSIDQMTAVWLLPVVAAEVAAASGGLLAPHLADAHAQLVVLATSYVLWAFSLPVAFSILTILLLRMALHKLPHENMAASSWLALGPIGTGALGMLLLGSDAPAIFAANGLPGIGEIAAGLGLVAGITLWGFGLWWMLMALLITARYLRDGIPFNLGWWGFTFPLGVYSLATLKLASTLNLGFFSVVGCVLVTLLAVMWLIVGKRTLQGAWRGELFVSPCIAGLKK, from the coding sequence ATGACTTGCCCCAACAGCACCAAACCCGGCATCAAGCCGTTCAGCCAGCTTCAGCATCCGCGTGAAGTGATCCGTCAATTCACCCCGAACTGGTTCGCCGCGACCATGGGCACTGGCGTGCTGGCGCTGGCGCTGGCGCAACTGCCGGTGGCGATTCCCGGGCTGCACGCGGTGGCCGAAGGGTTGTGGCTGTTCAACATTCTGTTGTTCACCTTGTTTACATTCGCTTATGCCGCGCGCTGGGTGCTGTTCTTCGATGAGGCGCGGCGGATCTTCGGCCATTCCACTGTGTCGATGTTCTTCGGCACCATTCCCATGGGCCTGGCGACCATCATCAACGGCTTCCTGCTGTTCGGCCTGCCACGCTGGGGCGAGGGCGTGATCCATCTCGCGCAAGTGTTGTGGTGGCTCGACGTGGCGATGTCACTGGCCTGCGGCGTGTTGATCCCCTACATGATGTTTACCCGCCAGGAACACAGCATCGACCAGATGACCGCCGTCTGGCTGTTGCCGGTGGTCGCGGCAGAAGTGGCGGCGGCCAGCGGTGGCTTGCTCGCACCGCATCTGGCCGATGCTCACGCGCAACTGGTGGTGCTGGCCACCAGCTACGTGCTCTGGGCATTTTCCCTGCCCGTGGCGTTCAGCATCCTGACCATCCTGTTGCTGCGTATGGCCTTGCACAAACTGCCTCACGAAAACATGGCCGCTTCGAGCTGGCTGGCTCTCGGCCCGATCGGCACCGGCGCGTTGGGCATGTTGCTGTTGGGCAGCGATGCGCCGGCAATCTTCGCCGCCAACGGTCTGCCGGGCATCGGTGAAATCGCTGCGGGCCTTGGGCTGGTCGCCGGCATCACCCTGTGGGGCTTTGGCTTGTGGTGGATGTTGATGGCGCTGCTGATCACCGCTCGCTACCTGCGTGACGGCATCCCGTTCAACCTCGGCTGGTGGGGGTTCACCTTCCCGCTGGGCGTGTATTCGCTGGCGACCCTCAAGCTCGCCAGCACGCTGAACCTCGGGTTTTTCAGTGTGGTGGGCTGCGTGCTGGTGACCTTGCTGGCGGTGATGTGGCTGATCGTCGGTAAACGCACCCTGCAAGGCGCGTGGCGCGGTGAGCTGTTTGTTTCGCCGTGTATTGCAGGATTGAAGAAATAA
- a CDS encoding MFS transporter → MTSLASNRGSLIFLAITLLSFLAASTAPTPLYHLYQDQLHFSAAVLTLIFGVYALSLLAALLTVGSLSDHLGRKPVIFTAVLLNALAMLLFICADSVAWLISARVLQGFATGMATAVLSATLLDTDRQQGPLINSVAPLLGMALGSMGCGLLAEFAPAPLQLTYWLLLALFALQAVYVWRLPESVTSQAGAWASLRPTLHVPVQARSTLWRVLPLNTATWALGGFYASLAPSLVRTATGSTSNLIGGATVSALTVTGALMIFTLRNRPASKALQIGASLLPAGLLLILLGVHSASLPLFFLGTLVAGCGFGSGFLGAVRSLVPLALPHERAGLMSAYYALSYLAFCLPALLAGHLTRTFGLLATTDGYGIALIVLAVGALLLSLRSPAAKVCRAP, encoded by the coding sequence ATGACCAGCCTTGCGTCCAACCGTGGCAGCCTGATTTTTCTGGCGATCACCTTACTGAGTTTTCTCGCCGCTTCCACAGCGCCGACCCCGCTCTATCACCTGTATCAGGATCAACTGCACTTTTCGGCAGCGGTGCTGACCCTGATTTTCGGCGTGTATGCCCTGAGTCTGCTGGCAGCCCTGTTGACGGTCGGATCGCTGTCCGACCATCTTGGGCGTAAACCGGTGATTTTTACCGCGGTGCTGCTCAATGCGCTGGCGATGCTGCTGTTTATCTGCGCCGACAGTGTCGCCTGGCTGATCAGCGCGCGGGTGCTGCAAGGTTTCGCCACCGGCATGGCCACCGCCGTTTTGAGTGCGACGCTGCTCGACACCGACCGCCAGCAAGGGCCATTGATCAACAGTGTTGCACCGTTGCTCGGCATGGCGCTGGGCAGCATGGGTTGCGGTTTGCTGGCCGAGTTCGCCCCGGCGCCGTTGCAACTGACTTACTGGCTGCTGCTCGCGCTGTTTGCGTTGCAGGCGGTGTACGTCTGGCGCCTGCCCGAAAGCGTCACCTCGCAGGCCGGAGCCTGGGCTTCGTTGCGGCCGACCCTGCATGTGCCGGTCCAGGCGCGTTCGACCCTGTGGCGCGTGCTGCCGTTGAACACCGCGACCTGGGCCCTTGGCGGCTTTTACGCCTCGCTGGCGCCGTCGCTGGTGCGCACCGCCACGGGTTCGACGTCGAATCTGATCGGCGGTGCGACCGTTTCGGCGTTGACCGTGACAGGCGCGCTGATGATCTTCACCTTGCGCAATCGTCCCGCCAGCAAGGCCCTGCAAATCGGTGCCAGTCTGCTGCCCGCCGGGTTGCTGCTGATTCTGCTCGGCGTGCACAGCGCCAGTCTGCCGCTGTTTTTCCTCGGCACCCTGGTCGCCGGTTGTGGCTTTGGCTCGGGTTTTTTGGGCGCGGTGCGCAGCCTGGTGCCGTTGGCTTTGCCCCATGAACGAGCCGGGTTGATGTCGGCGTATTACGCGCTGAGTTATCTGGCGTTCTGTCTGCCGGCGTTGTTGGCCGGGCATTTGACCCGCACGTTTGGCCTGCTGGCGACCACCGATGGTTACGGCATTGCTTTGATCGTGCTGGCCGTCGGCGCGCTGTTGCTCAGTCTGCGTTCACCCGCGGCCAAGGTTTGCCGCGCGCCATAA
- the rdgC gene encoding recombination-associated protein RdgC, translated as MWFKNLLIYRLTQDLPVDAEALETALATKLARPCASQELTTYGFVAPFGKGEDAPLVHVSGDFLLIAARKEERILPGSVVRDAVKEKVEEIEAEQMRKVYKKERDQIKDEIIQAFLPRAFIRRSSTFAAIAPKQGLILVNSASPKRAEDLLSTMREVLGTLPVRPLTVKTAPTAVMTEWVTTQQAAPDFFVLDECELRDTHEDGGIVRCKRQDLTSEEIQLHLSTGKVVTQLSLAWQDKLSFMLDDKMTVKRLKFEDLLQDQAEQDGGDEALGQLDASFTLMMLTFGDFLPALVEALGGEETPQGI; from the coding sequence ATGTGGTTCAAAAACCTGCTGATCTATCGCCTGACCCAAGACCTGCCTGTCGATGCCGAGGCGCTGGAAACTGCACTGGCCACCAAACTGGCTCGTCCATGTGCAAGCCAGGAGTTGACCACCTACGGTTTCGTCGCGCCGTTCGGCAAGGGCGAAGATGCTCCACTGGTGCACGTCAGCGGTGATTTCCTGCTGATCGCTGCCCGTAAAGAAGAACGTATTCTGCCGGGCAGCGTCGTGCGCGACGCGGTCAAGGAAAAGGTCGAAGAGATCGAAGCCGAGCAGATGCGCAAGGTCTATAAAAAGGAACGCGATCAGATCAAGGATGAAATCATCCAGGCTTTCCTGCCGCGCGCCTTTATCCGCCGCTCGTCGACCTTCGCCGCCATCGCGCCGAAACAGGGCCTGATCCTGGTCAACTCGGCCAGCCCGAAACGCGCCGAAGACCTGCTTTCCACAATGCGTGAAGTGCTCGGCACCCTGCCCGTCCGCCCGCTGACCGTGAAAACCGCACCGACCGCCGTGATGACCGAGTGGGTCACCACCCAGCAAGCCGCCCCGGACTTCTTTGTTCTGGACGAGTGCGAGCTGCGCGACACCCACGAAGACGGCGGCATCGTGCGCTGCAAGCGTCAGGATCTGACCAGCGAAGAAATCCAGCTGCACCTGAGCACCGGCAAAGTCGTGACTCAGCTGTCGCTGGCCTGGCAGGACAAGCTGTCGTTCATGCTCGATGACAAGATGACCGTCAAACGCCTGAAGTTCGAAGACCTGCTGCAGGATCAGGCCGAACAGGACGGTGGCGACGAAGCCCTCGGTCAACTGGACGCCAGCTTCACCCTGATGATGCTGACTTTCGGCGACTTCTTGCCGGCGCTGGTTGAAGCGCTGGGTGGCGAAGAGACGCCGCAGGGGATCTAA